CGTACTCCGTCTGGCTCCAGGCCGCCTCGGCGAGGTACCCCAGGTGCAGCCGGGCCATGTCGTGCCGGTAGCGGTCCGTCTGCGAGGGGCTGGCCTGCCGGACGAAGTACTCCATGGCGGAGGTGTAGGCGCGCCGGGGCGCGTCCGACCGGAGCGACGCCGCCCACTGCGGCTCGTACTCCTTCGTCGTGTGGAGGGGGTCGATGGCGGTGTGCGCCAGCAGGAGGCGTCCGCCGAGGCCGATGGGCGAGCCGCCGTGGTCCTCGCAGTAGCAGTCGTCGACCGCGTTCTCGGCGACCATCAGCCGGGTGGCGACCATCAGGTGCTCGATGGTGGGAGCGTCCGGGTGGCAGGCCACCATGTAGCGCCCGACGTGGAAGCCGTCGAACTGGTTCTCCCAGGCATCGGGGAACAGGTCGACCTCCTCCACCGCCCAGGCCTTGATCCGCCGGCTGACCTCCGCCACGCGCACCGGGTCGGGCTCCGGCACGGGGTGGTGGTAGAGGCCCGGGATCGGGTTTCCGGCCGCCGGAGCCCCGGGCTCCGGGGCCGCCACGGGTGCGGGTACGGGGGGCGATTCCCCCCTGCGGGCCGGGTGCAGGCCTTCCGTGCCCAGGCCGCTGGGTCCGCCCAGGAGCCGGAGCAGGGCAGGGCTGGGGGCGGGCGGGGCGGGCGCGACAGCGGATGCCGACGGAACGGATGGGCCCGGCAGGCCGGCCGGACCGGGTAGGGCGGGCCTGCTCGGCACGGCGGGGCGGACAGGCGCGGCGGGCCCCTGTACCGCAGGTCCGGCCGGTACTGAGGGTTCGGCCGGTACTGAGGGCCGGCCGGGTACCGCGGGCCCGCTCGGCAGGCCGCCGGTCGCGTGGGCCTGGGCGCTGCCGAGGACGTGGGCCCCGAACTGGACAGCGGCGCCGGGCAGGCTCGACTGCAGAGGGGAAGGCCCGGGCTCGGGCATCCGTGACTCCTTGGTGAGGTGGGTGGTCTGTCCCGGATCCCGGGCGCGCTCGGCCGGCCCGGGAGGGTCCGGGCTGTCGTCGTACGGGGCTTCCGGCCGCTCAGTCGCTCCGGCGGGCGATCTGGACGTTCTCCAGGACGCCGAGGGCGTCGGGCACCAGGATCGCGGCGGAGTAGTAGGTGGTGACCAGGTAGGAGATGATCGACTTCTCGTCGATGCCCATGAAGCGGACCGACAGGCCCGGCTCGTACTCCTCCGGCAGGCCGGTCTGGCGCAGTCCGATGACGCCCTGGTTGTCCTCACCGGTGCGCATGGCGAGGATCGAGCTGGTGTTCTCCTTGGTGATGGGGATCTTGTTGCACGGCAGGATCGGGACCCCGCGCCAGGCCGGGACCTGCTGGCCGCCCACGTCCACGTGGTCCGGGTAGAGCCCGCGGGCGTTCATCTCGCGGCCGATCGCCGCGATCGTGCGGGGGTGGGCGAGGAAGAGCTTGGTGCCGCGGCGGCGGCAGAGCAGCTCGTCCATGTCGTCCGGGGTGGGCGGGCCGGAGTGGGTCTGGATCCGCTGCTTGAAGGCGGCGTTGTGGAGCAGGCCGAACTCCCGGTTGTTCACCAGCTCGTGTTCCTGGCGTTCGCGCAACGCCTCGATGGTGAGGCGGAGTTGCTCCTCGGTCTGGTTCATCGGGCCGTTGTAGAGGTCGGCGACCCTCGTGTGGACCCGCAGGACGGTCTGGGCGATGGAGAGTTCGTACTCGCGCGGCTTCGATTCGTAGTCCACGAAGGTGCCGGGCAGTTCGGCCTCGCCGGTGTGGCCGGCCGACATCGCGATCTCGGCCTCGCCGTGCTTGTTCTGCCGCTGCAGGGGCAGCGAGCTGAACCGCTGGATGTGCTCCTGGAGGTGCGGCGCCGAGTTCAGGATGCCGGCGAAGTCGGCGCGGGAGAGCGTGAGGAGGGTGCCGGGGGTCTCGGCGGTGGCGGTGTAGTCCCACCGGGCGTCGGCGTCCAGCAGGGCGTTCTCGCCGAACCGGTCGCCGTCGGCGAGCACCGCGACGGAGATCTCGTCGCCGTACTTGCCCGCGGAGGTCTGACTGATCCGGCCGTGGGCGATCAAGTGGATCTGCTCGGCGGGAGCGCCCCGTTCGACCAGCACCTCACCGGCACGGAAATCGCGCTGGACGCAGCGGCCGGCGATCGCCACCAGCACTTCCTCGTCGTCGAAGCCGCGCAGCAGGGCCAGTTCGCCGAGTTCCCGCGGGATCACCTGGACCCGGGCACCGTCCTGGACGAACTCGATGCTCCCGTCGCCGACGGTGTAGCTCAGCCGGCGGTTCACCCGGTAGGCGCCGCCCTTGGTCTCCACCCACGGCAGCATCCTGAGCAGCCAGCGGGAGGTGATCTCCTGCATCTGGGGTGCGGACTTGGTCGTGGTGGCAAGGTTGCGGGCGGCCGACGTGCCCAGGCTGGACTGCTTGGGCGGATCCAGCTGTGCTTCCGGGCTGGTGTCAACAGTCATCGGTCGAGCTCTCCTTCATCAGCGGGGACAGGAAGGCGAACGTCAGGGCGTCCGTCCAGATCCCGGGGAACCGTAACGGCGGAGATCCCCGGCCCACCGTGAAAAAACGTTGCCGTTGCTTCGTTCTGGTGATCCTGTCCCGCCCGGGGTTTGATCGACGGATCAACGATTTCCAGCCGGGCCCGTACGGCCCCGGCGTGTGCGCCGCACCGTTGTGCCGGAGGTCTCAGCAGCGCGAACGCACTGGCCTGGCATCTACGAGGCAATTGAGGCACGCATGCGTGCAGGTGCTGGCCCTACTGGCCGATTTGCCTCTTGGGTGATTGACTGGCTGCGTACACCCGCTCCCTGGGCTGCTTGCGGCTCTCGCGGTCACGGGGAGGGTGTGAAGGAAGCCCCCTGCCCGGCGATCGCGGTGTTCGCCGAGCGGGGGGCTCCGTCGTGAAGGTGCCTGTCGGGCCGGCCGAGCTGGTCAGACGTACATGTCCTTCTCGTCGTACGAGGGCCCGTAGTAGCGCTCCAGCGCCTCCAGGGACTCGTGCGTGCGCTCCAGGCTCTTGGAGATCCTCGCCCGGGAAGGGGCGGCTTCCGGGTTCCAGGTCTCCGGCTTCCACAGGGCGGAGCGCACGAAGGACCTGGAGCAGTGGAAGTAGACCTGCTCGACCTCGACGAGGAGGGCGAGGGCGGGCCGGTGGCCCTTGACGGTCAGGTCGTCGAAGAAGGGCGCGTCGCGCAGCAGCCGGGCCCGGCCGTTGATGCGCAGGGAGTCCCCGCGGCCCGGGATCAGGAAGAGCAGACCGACGTGGGGGTTGGTGAGGATGTTGCGGAAGCCGTCCGCACGGCGGTTTCCGGGACGGTCCGGGATCACGAGGGTGGTGTCGTCCAGGACCTTCGCGAAGCCGGCCGGGTCGCCCTTGGGCGAGACGTCGCAGGTGCCGTCTGCGGCGGAGGTGGAGATCAGGCAGAGCGGGGAGCGTGCGAGCCACTCCACGTGGTGCTCGTGGAGGGTCCGGCGTTCCTTGCCCACGGCCACCGCGTTCGGCTCGCCGAGGAGTTCGCGCAGCTCCTCCTCGGTGGTGATCTCGTCGAACGCCCCTGTTTCCAGAGTCACTTGTCGCCCCCACATGCTCGTCCGCGGCCGCCTGTCGCCGCCCTGCCTGCGACTATGCCACTGGTTGCGCGTACGAAGGAGCACCCCGCGCGAGCGGCCGCCTTCATGGAATCGTCCTAAATGGTGCTTGACCGATCAAGCTGCGGCACGTAACTTCGACCGCACCAACTCGAGAGCCCCTGGAAGGAGGCGAAGCCGGATGTCGACCATCTCCGCACTGCTTCGCCTCGCTCACCAGACCGCTTGGGCTCCGGGTCGTGTAGCACACGGCTGCTGAACGGCCCCCCTTCCCGGCGTGCCCGATCGCGGCCCCGGAACGTTTCCATCACTCTGTCACCCTTTACGGCACCTCCTTGCGTGCCGGTTCGCCGCGCTCGCGGGACATCGAGCTGCGGCCACTGAACGAGAAAGCTCCTGCCATGGCGACCAGCACAGTCCGATCGACCGCGCCCCGAAACGAGGACGCACCGTGGTAGCGGCGCGGATCACGGTCAACGGGAAAGAAACACCGATCGCCCCGGCCGCAGCCCACACCACGGTGCTGGACTTCCTGCGCGACCGCGGCCTCACCGGCACCAAGGAGGGCTGCGCCGAGGGCGAATGCGGCGCCTGTTCGGTGCTCGTGGCCCGGCCGGGCGTGCACAAGCCCACCGACTGGGTGGCGGTCAACGCCTGCCTGGTTCCGGCCCTGGCGCTCGACGGTCAGGAGGTCATCACCTCCGAAGGCCTCGCCACCGTCGACGAGGCCGGCGCGGCCACCGCGCTGCACCCCGTGCAGGAGGAGATGGCCGTCCGCGGCGGCTCCCAATGCGGTTACTGCACACCGGGGTTCATCTGCAGCATGGCCTCCGAGTACTACCGGCCCGACCGCTGCGCACACACGGAACCGGATGCCGGACAGGCCGCCGAACCGGCCGCGGATTCCGCCGCCGACGCCGACGCCGAGCACGGCCCGAACGGTTTCGACCTGCACGCGCTGAGCGGAAACCTGTGCCGCTGCACCGGCTACCGTCCCATCCGCGATGCCGCGTTCGCCGTCGGTTCGCCCACCGAGGACGACGTGCTGGCGCAGCGCCGCGAGCAGTCGCCGCCCGCAGCCGCCGCCACCGAATACACCCGGGACGACAGCGCGTTCATCCGGCCCGGCACCCTCGCCGAGACGGTGCGGCTGCTGGGCGAGCGGCCCGATGCGGTGGTGGTCGCCGGCAGTACCGACTGGGGCGTGGAAGTGAACATCCGTTCCCGTCGCGCGAGTTGTGTGGTCGCGGTCGACCGGCTGCCCGAACTGCGGGAGCTGCGCGTCGAGTCCGATCACATCGAGATCGGAGCGGCGCAGACGCTCACCGAGATCGAACGCCGTCTCGACGGCAGTGTCCCGCTCCTGGCCGAGCTGTTCCCGCAGTTCGCGTCCCGGCTCATCCGCAACAGCGCGACCCTCGGCGGCAACCTGGGTACCGGCTCCCCCATCGGCGACAGCCCGCCGGTGCTGCTCGCACTGGAGGCCTCGCTGCTGCTGGCGGGCGCCGACGGTGAGCGCGAGGTCCCCCTGGCCGACTACTTCACCGGCTACCGGCAGAGCGTGCGCCGCCCCGGCGAGCTGATCCGCGCGGTGCGCATCCCGCTGCCGCTGTCGCCCGTCACGGCCTTCCACAAGATCGCCAAGCGGCGCTTCGACGACATCTCCAGCGTGGCGGTCGCCTTCGCGCTCGACATCGAGGACGGGATCGTCCGCAAGGCGCGCATCGGCTTGGGCGGCGTGGCCGCCACCCCGATCCGCGCCCTCTCCACCGAGGCGGCCCTGGAGGGCAGGGCGTGGACGGCGGAGACCGTCGACGCCGCGGCCCGGGTCCTGCGGGCCGAGGGCACCCCGATGGACGACCACCGCGCCAGCGCCCTCTACCGCTCCGCGATGCTCGGCCAGAGCCTGAACAAGCTGTACGCGCAAACCACCGAGGCGGTGTCGTCATGAGCCAGTTGTCCGAGCGTCCCGAAAAGCCCGTCGTCGGTCTGTCGATGCCGCACGAGAGTGCGAACCTGCACGTCACCGGTGCGGCGCTCTACACCGACGACCTGGTCCACCGCACCAAGGACGTCCTGCACGCCTACCCGGTCCAGGTCATGAAGGCCCACGGCAGGATCACGGCGCTGCGCACCGAGCCGGCGCTCGCCGTGCCCGGGGTGGTCCGCGTACTGACCGGGGCCGACGTGCCCGGCGTCAACGACGCGGGGATGAAGCACGACGAGCCGCTGTTCCCCGACACCGTCATGTTCCACGGCCACGCGGTGGCCTGGGTCCTGGGCGAGACCGTGGAGGCGGCCCGGCTCGGTGCGGCGGCCGTCGAGGTGGAACTCGACGAACAGCCCTCCGTGATCACCCTGCGGGAGGCGATCGAGACCGAGAGCTTCCACGGCGCCCGGCCCATGATGGTGACCGGTGACGTCGAAGCCGGCTTCGAGGACTCCGCGCACGTGTTCACCGGGGAGTTCCAGTTCTCCGACCAGGAGCACTTCTATCTCGAAACGCACGCGGCGCTCGCCCTCCTGGACGAGAACGGGCAGATGTTCGTCCAGAGCAGCACCCAGCACCCCTCGGAGACGCAGGAGATCGTCGCCCACGTACTCGGCCTGCACAGCCACGAGGTGACCGTGCAGTGCCTGCGGATGGGCGGCGGCTTCGGCGGCAAGGAGATGCAGCCGCACGGGTTCGCGGCCGTCGCCGCGCTCGGCGCCAAGCTCACCGGCCGGCCGGTCCGGGTACGGCTCAACCGGACCCAGGACCTGACCATGTCCGGCAAGCGCCACGGGTTCCACGCCACGTGGAGGATCGGCTTCGACGCCGAGGGCCGCATCCAGGCCCTGGACGCCACCCTGACCGCCGACGGCGGCTGGAGCCTGGACCTTTCCGAGCCCGTGGTGGCCCGCGCGCTGTGCCACATCGACAACACCTACTGGATCCCCAACGCGCGCATCGCCGGCCGCATCGCCAAGACCAACAAGGTCTCCAACACGGCCTTCCGCGGCTTCGGCGGACCCCAGGGCATGCTGGTGATCGAGGACATCATGGGCCGGTGCGCGCCGCTGCTCGGCCTGGATCCGATGGAGCTGCGCGAGCGCAACTTCTACCGCCAGGGCCAGTCGACGCCGTACGGGCAGCCCGTCCCCCACCCCGAGCGGATCTCCGTCATCTGGCAGCAGGTCCGGGAGGACGCCGCCCTGGCCGAGCGCACGCGCGAGATCGCGGCCTTCAACGCCGCGCACCCGCACACCAAGCGGGCGCTCGCGATGACCGGGATCAAGTTCGGCATCTCCTTCAACCTCACCGCCTTCAACCAGGCCGGTGCGCTGGTGCTGGTCTACAAGGACGGCTCCGTCCTGATCAACCACGGCGGCACCGAGATGGGGCAGGGCCTGCACACCAAGATGCTGCAGGTGGCCGCGACCACGCTGGGCATCCCGCTGCACAAGGTGCGCCTCGCCCCGACGCGCACCGACAAGGTGCCCAACACCTCGGCGACCGCCGCGAGTGCGGGGGCGGACCTCAACGGCGCGGCGGTGAAGAACGCCTGCGAGCAGATCCGCGAGCGGCTGCTCCAGGTGGCCGGCACGCAGTTGGGTACGAACGCCTCGGACGTGCGCATCGTCGAGGGCGTCGCGCGCGCCCTGGGCGTCGACAAGGAGCTGGCCTGGGACGACCT
This genomic interval from Streptomyces sp. NBC_00193 contains the following:
- a CDS encoding family 2 encapsulin nanocompartment cargo protein terpene cyclase, with amino-acid sequence MPEPGPSPLQSSLPGAAVQFGAHVLGSAQAHATGGLPSGPAVPGRPSVPAEPSVPAGPAVQGPAAPVRPAVPSRPALPGPAGLPGPSVPSASAVAPAPPAPSPALLRLLGGPSGLGTEGLHPARRGESPPVPAPVAAPEPGAPAAGNPIPGLYHHPVPEPDPVRVAEVSRRIKAWAVEEVDLFPDAWENQFDGFHVGRYMVACHPDAPTIEHLMVATRLMVAENAVDDCYCEDHGGSPIGLGGRLLLAHTAIDPLHTTKEYEPQWAASLRSDAPRRAYTSAMEYFVRQASPSQTDRYRHDMARLHLGYLAEAAWSQTEYVPEVWEYLAMRQFNNFRPCPTITDTVGGYELPADLHAQAAMQRVIALAGNATTIVNDLYSYTKELAAPVRHMNLPVVIADREGTSDKEGYLKAVEVHNDLMHAFEAEAAALAAACPVPSVLRFLRGVAVWVDGNHYWHQTNTYRYSLPDFW
- a CDS encoding family 2B encapsulin nanocompartment shell protein — its product is MTVDTSPEAQLDPPKQSSLGTSAARNLATTTKSAPQMQEITSRWLLRMLPWVETKGGAYRVNRRLSYTVGDGSIEFVQDGARVQVIPRELGELALLRGFDDEEVLVAIAGRCVQRDFRAGEVLVERGAPAEQIHLIAHGRISQTSAGKYGDEISVAVLADGDRFGENALLDADARWDYTATAETPGTLLTLSRADFAGILNSAPHLQEHIQRFSSLPLQRQNKHGEAEIAMSAGHTGEAELPGTFVDYESKPREYELSIAQTVLRVHTRVADLYNGPMNQTEEQLRLTIEALRERQEHELVNNREFGLLHNAAFKQRIQTHSGPPTPDDMDELLCRRRGTKLFLAHPRTIAAIGREMNARGLYPDHVDVGGQQVPAWRGVPILPCNKIPITKENTSSILAMRTGEDNQGVIGLRQTGLPEEYEPGLSVRFMGIDEKSIISYLVTTYYSAAILVPDALGVLENVQIARRSD
- a CDS encoding MSMEG_1061 family FMN-dependent PPOX-type flavoprotein, which produces MTLETGAFDEITTEEELRELLGEPNAVAVGKERRTLHEHHVEWLARSPLCLISTSAADGTCDVSPKGDPAGFAKVLDDTTLVIPDRPGNRRADGFRNILTNPHVGLLFLIPGRGDSLRINGRARLLRDAPFFDDLTVKGHRPALALLVEVEQVYFHCSRSFVRSALWKPETWNPEAAPSRARISKSLERTHESLEALERYYGPSYDEKDMYV
- a CDS encoding xanthine dehydrogenase small subunit, translated to MVAARITVNGKETPIAPAAAHTTVLDFLRDRGLTGTKEGCAEGECGACSVLVARPGVHKPTDWVAVNACLVPALALDGQEVITSEGLATVDEAGAATALHPVQEEMAVRGGSQCGYCTPGFICSMASEYYRPDRCAHTEPDAGQAAEPAADSAADADAEHGPNGFDLHALSGNLCRCTGYRPIRDAAFAVGSPTEDDVLAQRREQSPPAAAATEYTRDDSAFIRPGTLAETVRLLGERPDAVVVAGSTDWGVEVNIRSRRASCVVAVDRLPELRELRVESDHIEIGAAQTLTEIERRLDGSVPLLAELFPQFASRLIRNSATLGGNLGTGSPIGDSPPVLLALEASLLLAGADGEREVPLADYFTGYRQSVRRPGELIRAVRIPLPLSPVTAFHKIAKRRFDDISSVAVAFALDIEDGIVRKARIGLGGVAATPIRALSTEAALEGRAWTAETVDAAARVLRAEGTPMDDHRASALYRSAMLGQSLNKLYAQTTEAVSS
- the xdhB gene encoding xanthine dehydrogenase molybdopterin binding subunit; this encodes MSQLSERPEKPVVGLSMPHESANLHVTGAALYTDDLVHRTKDVLHAYPVQVMKAHGRITALRTEPALAVPGVVRVLTGADVPGVNDAGMKHDEPLFPDTVMFHGHAVAWVLGETVEAARLGAAAVEVELDEQPSVITLREAIETESFHGARPMMVTGDVEAGFEDSAHVFTGEFQFSDQEHFYLETHAALALLDENGQMFVQSSTQHPSETQEIVAHVLGLHSHEVTVQCLRMGGGFGGKEMQPHGFAAVAALGAKLTGRPVRVRLNRTQDLTMSGKRHGFHATWRIGFDAEGRIQALDATLTADGGWSLDLSEPVVARALCHIDNTYWIPNARIAGRIAKTNKVSNTAFRGFGGPQGMLVIEDIMGRCAPLLGLDPMELRERNFYRQGQSTPYGQPVPHPERISVIWQQVREDAALAERTREIAAFNAAHPHTKRALAMTGIKFGISFNLTAFNQAGALVLVYKDGSVLINHGGTEMGQGLHTKMLQVAATTLGIPLHKVRLAPTRTDKVPNTSATAASAGADLNGAAVKNACEQIRERLLQVAGTQLGTNASDVRIVEGVARALGVDKELAWDDLVRTAYFQRVQLSAAGFYRTEGLHWDAKAFHGSPFKYFSYGAAATEVEVDGFTGAYRIRRVDIVHDVGDSLSPMIDIGQVEGGFVQGAGWLTLEDMRWDSGDGPNRGRLLTQAASTYKLPSFSEMPEEFNVRLMENATEEGAVYGSKAVGEPPLMLAFSVREALRQAAAEFGPAGISVELASPATPEAVYWAIEGARRGGAPGSGILADSRAGAGAGADASALSNV